The Streptomyces hundungensis genome contains the following window.
CGCGGAGCAGCTTCCCGAGGGTGACAGCGCGCGCTGGCTGCGCCTCGTCGACCTCGAACTCCCCGGGTTCCGCGACGGGCGCCACACCGAGGAGCGCGACCGGCCCGCCCCCACCGGGGACGCGGCGACCCTGCTCGACGCGACGCTGGCCGCCACCGATCTGGTGATCGCCTCGCCGCTGTACTGGTACAGCGTCAGCACCCCGGTCAAGCACTACCTCGACCACTGGGTGAACTGGCTCTACACCCCCGGGCTCGACTTCGCGCAGCGCATGGCGGGCCGCACCCTGTGGGGCGTGACCGCGCTCGCCGACCCCGACCACTCGGCGGCCGACCCGCTGGTGGGAACCCTGCGCCACTCGGCCCGGTACATGAAGATGAACTGGGGCGGGGTGCTGCTCGGCAGCGGCGTCCGGCCCGGCGAGATCGCGCAGGACACCGAGGCCGCCGCCCGCGCCAAGACGTTCTTCAGCTCGACGCCGAAGCCCGCAGCCCTCGCATGACGTAGGCCACCAGCTCTTCGATGCGCTGCGGCTCGTGCAGCGGCCGGCCCAGCGCGTGACGGTAGTACAGCGGGCCGTAGAGCATCTCCACGGCCAGCGGAAGGTCGATGTCCAGGGGCAGTTGGCCCTGCTCCTGGGCGCGCCGCATCCGCTCGTAGACCAACGCGACGCGCGGGATGACGAGTTCTTCGTTGACCGCCTTCGCCAACTGCTCGTCGTGCAACAGCTCGGCGAGGATCCCGGTGTACGCGGCCCCCGCCACCGGCGCGGTGAACACCTTCACCAGGCTGCCGATATGGGTGCACAGATCGACGTCGATGTCTCCGGTGTCGGGGAACGTCGTGTCACTGACCACCTGTTCGGTCACCGCGTCGAGCAGGACCGCGCCCTTCGTCGGCCACCAGCGGTAGATCGTCTTCTTGCTCACGCCCGCCCGGGCCGCGATGGCCTCGATGGTGACCTTGCTGTATCCGTTCTCCGCACACAGTTCGAGCGCGGCCACGAGCGTCGCTCGACGCGATTTCTCGCTGCGGCGCCTGGGGTCCGGCGCGGATTCGGACGAGGTGATCATGTCCTCACTCTACGAGTACACCCGGAACCGGATTGACAGCCTGGGGCTGTGGCTCCAACAATGGCACAGGAAACGGAACGTGTCGTGTCGAGCTGTCACGGGGGTGGGCTCGCACGACCGCTCCGTTCCGATTGTCGCCGAGCTCCCCGCCGCTCGTCCTCACGCCGTGATGTCCTTCGTCGTGAAGCGGGCCCAGGCCGCGGAGCCGAAGACCGCCACATACAGGGCCTGGAGCTCGAAGTTCTTCACCAGCTGGTCCCAGTAGACCGGCTCGCGCAGGACGTCCGCGAAGGACAGCCAGTAGTGCGGGAAGAGATACGGCGCGATCGCGTGCAACTGCGGTATCTGGCCCAGGATCTGGACCGTGATCAGCAGTCCGACGGTCGAGGCCATCGCCGCGATCCCGCTGTTGGTCAGGGTCGAGACGAAGAGCCCGAGCGCGGCCATCCCGGACAGCGAGACCGCCACCACGCCCGCGATCATCACGGCCCGCAGCAACCCGTCGCCGAACGAGATCCGCGTACCGGAGATCGTGGTGACGTCGCCGAGCGGGAAGAGCAGCGCGCCGACCGCGAGCGCCGAGGCCGCCACCACGAGCGTGGCCACCAGACAGAAGGCGAGCACCGAGGCGTACTTGGCGAGCAGCAACCGGGTGCGGCCCGCCGGAGCGACCAGCAGATAGCGCAGGGTGCCCGAGGCCGCCTCGCCCGCCATCGCGTCACCGGCCACCACCCCGACCGCCATCGGCAGGAACACCGGCAGGGTGGCCGCGAGGGCCGCGAAGACGAGGAAGAGGCCGTTGTTGGTGATCTGCGTGATGAACGCGGGGCCGCCGCCCCCGCCGTCGCCGCCTCCCCCGCCGCCACGCGTGTCGATCTTCACCGCGATGCCGATCAGGACCGGCACCGCGGCCAGCACCCCGAGCAGGGCGAGCGTGCGCCAGCGGCGCACCACCGTGACCAGCTCGGAGCGGAAGAGGCCCAGCGACCACAGGAGGCTCGGCTCCCGCGCGGGCGCGGGCTCCGGGCCGCGCCGCGTCTCGTCCATGGCTTCAGCCCGCGACATCGAAACCCTCCCCGGTCAGTGCGACGAAGGCGTCCTCCAGGGAGGCCCGCTCGGCCACGAAGCCGCGCACCCGCACCCCGGCCCGTACCAGCTCGGCGTTGAGGTCCGCCAACTCCACGTCGTCGGGCGGCAGTTCGGCCGTTACGCGGTCCTCGCCGACGACCGTCACATCGGCGATCCCCCGCTCCTTGAGGAGGCGGGCCGCGGCCTGCGGGTCGGGGGTGGTCACCGCGAGCCGGCCGCGCGCGTTCGCGGCGAGCTCGGCCACCTCGCCCTGGACGACGAGCCGGCCCTGGTTCATCACGGCGGCGTGCGAGCAGACCTGCTCGATCTCGTCGAGGAGGTGCGAGGAGAGGAACACGGTCGTCCCGTCCTTGGCCAACTCCCTGATCAGGGAGCGGATTTCCCTCATGCCCTGCGGGTCGAGCCCGTTCGTCGGCTCGTCCAGGACGAGCAGCTCCCGGCGCTGGAGCAGGGCCGCCGCCAGGCCCAGGCGCTGCTTCATGCCCAGCGAGTACGCCCGGGCCTTCTTGCCCGCGGCCGAGGTGAGGCCCACCCGGTCCAGGGCGGTCGTCACCCGCGCGGCGCGGGTGCGCGGGTCGGCGGTGGGGTCGGCCGCGTCGTACCGCAGCAGGTTGTCCCGGCCGGACAGAAAGCCGTACAGGGCGGGGCCCTCGATCAGGGCGCCCACCCTGGGCAGGACGGTTCGGGCGGCCGCCGGCATGGGGCTGCCCAGGAGCCGTGCGCTGCCGGAGGTCGGCTCGATGAGGCCCATCAGCATCCGGATGGTGGTCGTCTTGCCCGAGCCGTTGGGGCCGAGGAAGCCGAAGACGCTGCCGCGGGGGACCGTGAGGTCCAGCCCGTTCACGGCCAACTGCCCGCCGCGGTACCGCTTGCTGAGGCCTCGCGTCTCGATGGCCGCTGAACTGTTCCCCACCCCGCCCCTTCCCGCCGTGCTGCCCGAGGCCGTGCTCCGTTCCCGGCGCCCCCGCCCCCTTGCATACGGACCCGGGCGCCTATCGCGCGCCCGGGTCCAACTGCCTTGCTACCGGCCCGAGTTGGCCGCCGCGACCAGCGCGTCCTTGGTCACCGCGCCCACGTACACCGTGCCGTTGTCCGTGATCAGGGCGTTGACCAGGCGCGTCGTGAAGACCGTGCCGTTGCCGAACTTCCCGGAGACCTTGGTGCCGAGGGAGTCCAGGAACTTCTGGGCGTCGCCGCCGCCCTTGGACTCATCCGCCTTCGGGATGCCCTTGCCGCCGGTGTCGAACGCGGCGATGGCGGTCCAGCCCTCGCCGATCACCTTGCTGTTCTTCGCGTTCTTGGCGTCACCGAAGCTCCCGAGGCCACCGGGCAGGCCCTGTTCGGCCTTGTGCGACCGCTCCTGCTTGCCGTCGTCCTCGGTGACCTTGGCGCCCTTGGGCGGGCTGAACGTGAAGGTGCTCGCGGACGGCTTCGAGAAGTCGACCTTGGTGAAGCCCGCGTCGACCACCGCCTTGCCGCCCGCGCTCGGCGAGAGCGTGAACTTGAGCGGCACACCCGTCTTGGCGTCCACCGCTATGCGGACCGAGCCGATCGTCGAACCGGACTGCTTG
Protein-coding sequences here:
- a CDS encoding flavodoxin family protein, giving the protein MARNFLFLLGSTRSGGNTETLARQAAEQLPEGDSARWLRLVDLELPGFRDGRHTEERDRPAPTGDAATLLDATLAATDLVIASPLYWYSVSTPVKHYLDHWVNWLYTPGLDFAQRMAGRTLWGVTALADPDHSAADPLVGTLRHSARYMKMNWGGVLLGSGVRPGEIAQDTEAAARAKTFFSSTPKPAALA
- a CDS encoding TetR/AcrR family transcriptional regulator — encoded protein: MITSSESAPDPRRRSEKSRRATLVAALELCAENGYSKVTIEAIAARAGVSKKTIYRWWPTKGAVLLDAVTEQVVSDTTFPDTGDIDVDLCTHIGSLVKVFTAPVAGAAYTGILAELLHDEQLAKAVNEELVIPRVALVYERMRRAQEQGQLPLDIDLPLAVEMLYGPLYYRHALGRPLHEPQRIEELVAYVMRGLRASASS
- a CDS encoding ABC transporter ATP-binding protein — encoded protein: MGNSSAAIETRGLSKRYRGGQLAVNGLDLTVPRGSVFGFLGPNGSGKTTTIRMLMGLIEPTSGSARLLGSPMPAAARTVLPRVGALIEGPALYGFLSGRDNLLRYDAADPTADPRTRAARVTTALDRVGLTSAAGKKARAYSLGMKQRLGLAAALLQRRELLVLDEPTNGLDPQGMREIRSLIRELAKDGTTVFLSSHLLDEIEQVCSHAAVMNQGRLVVQGEVAELAANARGRLAVTTPDPQAAARLLKERGIADVTVVGEDRVTAELPPDDVELADLNAELVRAGVRVRGFVAERASLEDAFVALTGEGFDVAG
- a CDS encoding ABC transporter permease, giving the protein MSRAEAMDETRRGPEPAPAREPSLLWSLGLFRSELVTVVRRWRTLALLGVLAAVPVLIGIAVKIDTRGGGGGGDGGGGGPAFITQITNNGLFLVFAALAATLPVFLPMAVGVVAGDAMAGEAASGTLRYLLVAPAGRTRLLLAKYASVLAFCLVATLVVAASALAVGALLFPLGDVTTISGTRISFGDGLLRAVMIAGVVAVSLSGMAALGLFVSTLTNSGIAAMASTVGLLITVQILGQIPQLHAIAPYLFPHYWLSFADVLREPVYWDQLVKNFELQALYVAVFGSAAWARFTTKDITA